The following coding sequences are from one Phycisphaeraceae bacterium window:
- a CDS encoding HU family DNA-binding protein, whose protein sequence is MNKGDLIEAVASELKVSRPEAQKALETVLDCISLGVKRDDKVAIAGFGTFAKKHRGARQGINPATKQPIEIKASTTCTFKPATQMKESL, encoded by the coding sequence GTGAACAAAGGCGACTTGATCGAGGCGGTGGCGTCGGAGTTGAAGGTGAGCCGTCCCGAGGCTCAGAAGGCCCTCGAGACGGTGCTGGATTGCATCTCCCTGGGCGTGAAGCGGGACGACAAGGTGGCCATTGCCGGGTTCGGCACCTTCGCCAAGAAGCACCGCGGGGCCCGGCAGGGGATCAACCCCGCGACGAAGCAGCCCATCGAGATCAAGGCGTCGACGACCTGCACGTTCAAGCCGGCGACGCAGATGAAGGAATCGCTGTAG
- a CDS encoding ATP-dependent Clp protease adaptor ClpS — MAQAQSTKPAPRPKLDPEQPRLWNVVLLNDEEHTYEYVIKMVQELFAHPVEKAFKIAKTVDTDGRAVCLTTHREHAELKQEQVHAYGRDPLMVESKGSMSCIIEPADLGSDDDEDRDADR, encoded by the coding sequence GTGGCCCAGGCCCAATCGACCAAGCCGGCGCCCCGACCGAAACTCGATCCCGAGCAGCCCAGGCTCTGGAACGTGGTGCTCCTCAACGACGAGGAGCACACCTACGAGTACGTCATCAAGATGGTCCAGGAACTCTTCGCCCACCCCGTTGAGAAGGCGTTCAAGATCGCCAAGACCGTCGACACCGACGGCCGCGCCGTCTGCCTGACCACCCACCGCGAGCACGCCGAACTCAAGCAGGAGCAGGTCCACGCCTACGGGCGCGACCCGCTCATGGTCGAGAGCAAGGGCTCCATGTCCTGCATCATCGAGCCCGCGGACCTCGGCAGCGACGACGACGAAGACCGGGACGCCGACCGTTGA